The following proteins are co-located in the Periplaneta americana isolate PAMFEO1 chromosome 12, P.americana_PAMFEO1_priV1, whole genome shotgun sequence genome:
- the LOC138710249 gene encoding uncharacterized protein isoform X3 has product MSISAVQARAGVPAPLQLLLLQVFNLAIQNITNSTVGSQRGLIPALLDTNATNHAQLIAIESLLDKKSEEQNNVIEKHLNILDKRIVEQDALFSKRINNFKEFVERKLQEGNDLIEKRSQKHDEFVANIVKNYNEILEKKLEGQKSFLEKRFDEQDKKLGDQDRYLNKKFVDYNDFLQKKLQEQNSFMEEKLKYHTSEQRETGHKILDQLDKMEDCQGKNCYGKDSLSGFRKELAALSKSERERRLLEASKSGNVTLVRGLLQVGTDLSVTDGNTRTPLHLAADYQNAGVVRVLLDNGAPVDGRAAKWNATAMHYGCDSPDVLYLLLDRGAPLEPRTVSGDTPLHWAAWNNRLEGAQALVSKGANTQAKTNGGETPLDVAKRKGNQALVDFLSQVQQ; this is encoded by the exons ATGTCCATCTCTGCAGTGCAGGCTCGGGCGGGTGTTCCCGCCCCTCTTCAGTTGCTGCTGCTACAGGTGTTCAATCTAGCCATACAGAATATCACGAATTCGACGGTCGGGAGTCAAAGGGGATTAATCCCAGCACTCCTGGACACAAATGCTACTAACCACGCGCAGTTGATTGCAATAGAGTCTCTCTTAGATAAGAAATCAGAGGAACAGAACAATGTGATAGAGAAACATTTGAATATTCTTGACAAGAGAATCGTTGAGCAGGATGCTCTATTTTCGAagagaataaataattttaaggaaTTTGTGGAAAGAAAATTGCAGGAAGGGAACGACCTGATAGAGAAAAGATCCCAGAAGCACGATGAATTCGTAGCAAATATTGTTAAGAATTACAATGAAATTCTGGAGAAGAAACTGGAAGGCCAGAAAAGCTTCTTGGAGAAGAGGTTTGACGAACAGGACAAGAAACTTGGTGATCAGGACAGATATTTGAACAAAAAATTTGTAGATTATAACGATTTCCTGCAGAAAAAACTCCAGGAACAAAATAGTTTTATGGAGGAAAAGTTGAAGTATCACACCAGTGAACAAAGGGAGACGGGACATAAGATATTAGACCAATTAGACAAGATGGAAGACTGTCAGGGCAAGAATTGTTACGGGAAGGATTCTCTGAGTGGTTTTCGAAAG GAACTCGCTGCTCTCAGTAAGTCTGAGAGGGAACGACGTCTACTTGAGGCATCGAAGAGCGGCAATGTCACCCTGGTGAGGGGTTTGCTACAGGTGGGCACAGATTTGTCAGTCACGGATGGAAACACAAGGACTCCCCTTCATTTAGCAGCGGATTATCAGAATGCGGGTGTAGTTCGAGTATTGTTGGATAATGGAGCTCCCGTCGATGGCAGAGCTGCAAAGTGGAACGCCACTGCAATGCACTATGGCTGCGATTCCCCGGATGTCTTGTACTTACTCCTGGACCGCGGTGCACCTTTGGAGCCAAGAACAGTCTCTGGTGACACACCTCTTCACTGGGCCGCATGGAATAACCGCCTGGAAGGGGCGCAGGCTCTAGTGTCAAAAGGGGCAAACACCCAGGCAAAAACCAATGGTGGAGAAACGCCACTAGACGTAGCGAAACGGAAAGGGAACCAGGCTCTGGTGGACTTTCTGTCGCAGGTGCAACAATAA